The following proteins are co-located in the Xyrauchen texanus isolate HMW12.3.18 chromosome 43, RBS_HiC_50CHRs, whole genome shotgun sequence genome:
- the npm2b gene encoding nucleoplasmin-2b codes for MSKTEKPLSTLWGCELHESNKEESFKTDDTNHQHQLALRTMCLGHTAKDEFNIVELVTGQGNSNVKAVPIATLHAKYMPTVNLSGLDLHPPVTFRLKHGSGPVYVGAEHVALEEYSDDEELDEEMDEEVEEEEDIVESPVKKVTKNGAGKRKKPEKAEDEEVSDGENPPKKGKGRGRKAKV; via the exons ATGAGCAAAACTGAAAAACCTCTTTCAACTCTTTGGG GTTGTGAACTCCATGAATCGAATAAAGAGGAATCGTTTAAGACTGATGATACCAACCATCAACACCAGCTGGCGCTTCGAACA ATGTGTCTGGGTCACACTGCCAAAGATGAGTTCAATATTGTGGAGTTGGTCACTGGCCAGggcaacagcaatgtgaaagctGTTCCCATAGCAACACTACACGCGAAATACATGCCAACG GTCAATCTGTCTGGTTTGGATCTTCATCCACCTGTGACCTTTCGCCTCAAGCATGGCTCTGGGCCCGTGTATGTGGGAGCTGAACATGTGGCCT TGGAGGAGTAttctgatgatgaagagctggaTGAAGAAATGGATGAGGAAGTGGAAGAGGAGGAAGACATTGTAGAATCACCAGTAAAGAAAGTCACAAAAAATGGTGCTGGAAAA AGAAAGAAACCAGAAAAGGCAGAAGATGA GGAAGTCTCAGATGGTGAAAATCCACCTAAAAAG ggTAAAGGAAGGGGACGGAAGGCAAAGGTGTGA